Proteins found in one Hyla sarda isolate aHylSar1 chromosome 7, aHylSar1.hap1, whole genome shotgun sequence genomic segment:
- the LOC130281739 gene encoding heparan sulfate glucosamine 3-O-sulfotransferase 1-like, producing MAVHLVSVFLLLTQCRAAPFDYPLPTNSSLSEALQMEVGEINTTSEQFLFSTQPPGTFRRTPQTIIIGVRKGGTRALLEMLDIHPNIAVAATEVHFFDWDENYIKGIEWYRSLMPYSFENQITIEKTPGYFTSLQAPERIHSMNSSIKLLLILRDPTERVISDYTQVYYNRLENHKPVQPFEGIVIKNGALNTKYKAIQRSLYDVHMERWLKYFHLNQIHIVDGNTLIKTPLTELQKVERFLNLPPRIVSSNFYFNQTKGFYCIRSDGRERCLHESKGRPHPVVNETVLEQLYSYFREHNHRFYQMVNQSFDWH from the coding sequence ATGGCCGTACATTTGGTCTCCGTTTTCCTCCTACTGACTCAATGTCGGGCAGCACCTTTCGACTACCCACTGCCAACAAATAGTTCCCTGTCTGAAGCTCTTCAGATGGAAGTGGGAGAAATCAATACTACAAGTGAACAATTCTTATTCTCTACTCAGCCCCCGGGTACATTTCGCCGAACACCACAGActattattattggagtacggaAAGGTGGGACCAGAGCTTTGCTAGAGATGCTGGACATTCACCCCAACATTGcagtagctgcgactgaagtgcATTTCTTTGACTGGGATGAGAATTACATCAAAGGGATTGAGTGGTACAGGAGTCTTATGCCATATTCATTTGAAAATCAAATTACTATAGAGAAAACGCCAGGCTATTTCACATCTCTGCAGGCACCAGAAAGGATTCATAGCATGAACAGCTCaattaaattacttctaattctgAGAGATCCAACCGAGAGGGTCATATCGGATTATACCCAAGTATACTACAATAGACTTGAAAATCACAAGCCCGTACAACCCTTTGAGGGCATCGTGATTAAAAATGGTGCACTTAATACCAAATATAAGGCTATCCAAAGGAGcttgtatgatgtgcatatggaGAGATGGCTAAAATACTTTCATTTGAATCAGATTCATATAGTGGATGGTAACACTTTAATAAAAACACCTCTTACCGAACTGCAGAAGGTAGAAAGGTTCCTTAACCTTCCTCCTAGAATTGTGTCTTCAAATTTTTACTTTAACCAAACCAAGGGATTCTACTGTATCCGAAGTGATGGGAGAGAGAGGTGTTTACACGAGTCCAAAGGGCGCCCCCACCCTGTAGTCAACGAAACCGTCCTGGAGCAACTTTACTCCTACTTCAGAGAACACAATCACAGGTTCTACCAAATGGTCAATCAGTCTTTCGACTGGCATTAA